A section of the Stenotrophomonas sp. 364 genome encodes:
- a CDS encoding Shedu anti-phage system protein SduA domain-containing protein, whose amino-acid sequence MSDSPELAKLVRKTASSGKLDYVPVVVLNETTKSKLDVLGLLIPHSDHTGFSIKLQGYKKTKSSPWEEDEPKTINLSEVSTLKLFKYLQTHLPLTHQREAGEFILIKVANGAVDLVGHDPQSLVGALTKVLSHSELVEHLASTELTHELTTALRGSIRLNEMRSAVAELRSSLGSGESAEQIYQAWCEKHCWAFGSAYVVRDEVRAITAGDNIDLILPNVIAGYRDIVELKRPDMDVLIYDKAHKNFYFSADVSKAVGQCHRYLDMLHDFADKGLLDHKEVVAYHPRATIVIGRSHDWSEEQQRALHGLNRRMNGITVMTYDHLLAQGERLIDMMVPAADTGAGAATASESDDDIPW is encoded by the coding sequence ATGAGCGATTCACCCGAGTTGGCTAAATTGGTTCGAAAGACGGCGAGCAGTGGCAAGTTGGATTACGTCCCTGTGGTCGTGCTCAATGAGACCACGAAGTCCAAGCTCGATGTCTTGGGGTTGCTGATTCCGCACAGCGACCATACGGGCTTCTCCATCAAGCTCCAGGGCTACAAGAAGACGAAGTCCTCACCTTGGGAGGAAGATGAGCCCAAGACGATCAACCTGAGCGAGGTATCGACACTCAAGCTTTTCAAATACCTCCAGACCCATCTCCCTCTGACGCATCAGCGGGAAGCCGGTGAGTTCATCCTGATCAAGGTGGCCAACGGCGCGGTTGACCTTGTTGGACATGATCCGCAGTCCTTGGTGGGTGCATTGACCAAGGTCCTGTCGCACTCAGAGCTGGTCGAGCATCTCGCCAGCACTGAGCTGACCCACGAGCTGACGACCGCGCTCCGGGGCTCTATTCGCCTCAATGAGATGCGCTCGGCGGTCGCAGAACTGCGCTCCAGTTTGGGGAGTGGAGAGTCGGCTGAGCAGATTTACCAGGCGTGGTGTGAGAAGCACTGTTGGGCTTTCGGGAGCGCTTACGTGGTCCGCGACGAGGTTCGGGCAATCACCGCTGGAGACAACATCGATCTGATCTTGCCTAACGTCATTGCGGGATATCGAGACATCGTCGAGCTGAAGCGGCCGGACATGGATGTGCTGATTTACGACAAGGCCCACAAGAACTTCTATTTTTCTGCGGATGTCTCCAAGGCGGTCGGTCAATGCCACCGATACCTGGATATGCTTCACGACTTTGCTGACAAAGGCTTGCTCGACCACAAGGAGGTCGTGGCCTATCACCCGCGCGCAACGATCGTCATTGGGCGCTCCCATGATTGGAGTGAAGAGCAGCAGCGCGCACTTCACGGGCTCAATCGGCGGATGAACGGGATCACGGTCATGACTTACGACCACCTACTGGCTCAGGGGGAACGTCTGATAGACATGATGGTGCCGGCAGCAGATACGGGCGCAGGGGCGGCTACTGCGTCCGAGTCTGATGACGATATTCCTTGGTAG
- a CDS encoding site-specific integrase, which yields MPAPELQHLQDYLLHPIGTLQLKNVHIGNLRVGEMNITGREAAIRAQEMLDRADDRQRRNRLSKGRTHYPEPLPIASAPRLLSVEIADYVRSRDDRGLAKDTTGSTLRTLTFLKMACGDIPVSRIDHAHIYRLFELLRWAPPLLMSDPKYRDYTYDQAVALGKELDVSPLAPKTLEKHRRFLSTFFKGLVEANAIPASPMAAFKKFKVELAEDADKAERLFDEADLQRIFAPENFIPWAGKYPHRWWMPMIGLHTGARINEVAQLKLADIVEIDDSWWIRIRVTIDPDLAHKSRGRSRQRVKSKSAIRDIPIAQALIDAGFLEFVEDMRQCGHPRLFPHLSAGINRQTGDSNARYSQAALNQFSTYLKGLGFKKGVGFHAFRHTIATELHHQDVPDEVIALITGHSADKRVAVLHEAYYHKKPALAKKKKIRTIKRYKPSVELPKYQKGQFAEQLSDPSKFYP from the coding sequence ATGCCAGCCCCAGAACTACAGCACCTCCAGGACTACCTGCTCCACCCTATTGGCACGCTGCAATTGAAGAACGTCCATATAGGAAATCTCCGCGTTGGAGAGATGAACATCACCGGTCGAGAGGCGGCCATCCGCGCTCAAGAAATGCTTGATCGAGCGGACGATCGTCAGCGCCGTAACCGTCTCAGCAAGGGACGCACCCACTACCCCGAGCCACTTCCTATCGCATCGGCCCCTCGCCTGCTGTCGGTAGAGATCGCCGATTACGTCCGGTCTCGCGACGACCGCGGCCTAGCCAAGGACACCACAGGCTCTACCCTCCGCACGCTCACCTTTCTCAAGATGGCCTGCGGCGACATCCCGGTATCCCGCATCGACCATGCGCATATCTATCGCCTCTTTGAGCTACTGCGGTGGGCTCCTCCATTGCTCATGTCCGACCCCAAGTATCGCGACTACACATACGACCAGGCAGTCGCGCTAGGGAAGGAGCTCGACGTGTCCCCACTGGCACCCAAAACGCTCGAGAAGCATCGCCGCTTCCTGTCCACCTTCTTCAAAGGCTTGGTCGAGGCCAATGCCATCCCCGCTTCACCGATGGCTGCGTTCAAGAAGTTCAAGGTCGAACTCGCGGAAGACGCGGATAAAGCAGAGCGTCTGTTCGATGAAGCGGACCTCCAACGAATTTTTGCCCCGGAAAACTTTATTCCATGGGCGGGCAAGTATCCGCACCGCTGGTGGATGCCCATGATCGGGCTCCACACCGGCGCGCGTATCAATGAGGTCGCACAACTCAAGCTGGCGGACATCGTCGAAATCGACGACAGCTGGTGGATCCGTATTCGGGTCACGATCGATCCGGACTTGGCACACAAAAGCCGAGGCCGTAGCCGTCAGCGTGTTAAGAGCAAATCCGCAATCCGGGATATCCCGATCGCCCAAGCCCTGATCGATGCGGGCTTCTTGGAGTTCGTGGAGGACATGCGGCAGTGCGGTCACCCCCGGCTATTCCCCCACCTGTCGGCAGGCATCAACCGCCAGACGGGGGACTCGAACGCCCGATACAGCCAAGCGGCGCTCAACCAGTTCAGCACCTACTTGAAGGGCTTGGGCTTCAAGAAGGGGGTCGGCTTCCATGCGTTCCGCCACACGATAGCCACGGAGCTTCATCACCAAGACGTTCCTGATGAAGTCATTGCGCTTATCACAGGGCACTCAGCAGACAAGCGGGTCGCCGTGCTGCACGAAGCTTATTACCACAAGAAGCCGGCGCTGGCTAAGAAGAAGAAGATTCGCACGATCAAGCGATACAAGCCCAGCGTGGAGCTTCCGAAGTATCAAAAGGGCCAGTTCGCCGAGCAGTTGTCGGATCCCAGCAAGTTCTATCCATGA
- a CDS encoding CGNR zinc finger domain-containing protein — MIDSAPSAALFVANDLALDFINSAYGHSAAPVDVLQGDQAAIDWLAAAGVLDAGAVPTPNGVAALAAALRDEARELLAAARAGRPFQAPVVNKVLEAGRPIVQLQSSTDGAGPCVVERRRDGSAESLLEPIAVALSRLLTGGDLRHVRECEAHDCTLLFHDTTKSRKRRWCSMALCGNRMKVAAFRSRKLNPPGFRGGQ, encoded by the coding sequence ATGATCGATTCAGCTCCATCCGCCGCGCTGTTCGTGGCCAATGATCTGGCGCTCGACTTCATCAACTCGGCCTACGGCCACAGCGCGGCCCCGGTGGACGTGCTTCAGGGCGATCAGGCGGCGATCGACTGGCTGGCTGCGGCGGGCGTCCTAGACGCAGGCGCGGTCCCCACCCCGAACGGCGTGGCGGCGCTGGCCGCCGCCCTGCGCGACGAAGCACGCGAACTGCTGGCGGCTGCACGGGCAGGGCGCCCGTTCCAGGCACCGGTGGTGAACAAGGTGCTGGAGGCTGGCCGACCGATCGTTCAACTTCAGTCGTCCACTGACGGTGCAGGCCCTTGCGTGGTCGAACGCCGTCGCGATGGCAGCGCAGAGAGCCTGCTGGAGCCCATCGCAGTGGCGCTGAGCCGGCTCCTCACGGGTGGCGACCTGCGGCACGTACGCGAGTGTGAAGCGCATGACTGCACACTGCTGTTCCATGACACGACCAAGTCGCGAAAGCGCCGTTGGTGCAGCATGGCGCTGTGCGGGAACCGGATGAAAGTGGCGGCGTTCCGGTCTCGCAAACTGAATCCCCCCGGGTTCCGTGGAGGCCAGTAG
- a CDS encoding alpha/beta hydrolase — translation MTLMTPSNTLARLGATAALLAATATATAHAQVQYRYEQVGEVKVFYREAGPRSGPTVLLLHGFAASSYMYRDVIKALSDKYHVIAPDLPSFGYTEAPSRGAYDYTFDTLSATLQRFTEQLKLERYALVVHDYGAPVGWRLASAHPERITALISQNGNAYEDGLAKGWDPIRAYWNDPSAQNRAALAEFPTAAAIKWQYLEGVRDPSLVAPDGYTLEGLHVSRPGNADIQLDLLLDYASNVRLYPAFQAYFRMHQPPLLAVWGRNDPYFLPAGAEAWKRDIPDAEIHFFDTGHFALETHADEIIPVIRDFLDRKVGAHRSGAQSGP, via the coding sequence ATGACGCTCATGACCCCTTCGAATACACTCGCCCGACTCGGCGCGACGGCTGCACTGCTCGCCGCCACCGCCACCGCCACCGCGCACGCCCAGGTCCAGTACCGCTACGAACAGGTGGGCGAGGTCAAGGTGTTCTATCGGGAGGCCGGCCCCCGTTCGGGCCCCACCGTGCTCCTGCTGCATGGGTTCGCGGCGTCGTCGTACATGTACCGGGACGTCATCAAGGCGCTGTCGGATAAGTACCACGTCATCGCCCCGGACCTGCCCTCCTTCGGTTACACCGAGGCACCTTCGCGTGGCGCGTATGACTACACCTTCGACACTCTGTCCGCGACCCTGCAGCGCTTCACCGAGCAGCTGAAGCTGGAGCGCTACGCGCTGGTGGTGCACGACTACGGCGCCCCGGTGGGATGGCGTCTCGCCAGCGCGCATCCAGAGCGGATCACCGCCCTGATCTCGCAGAACGGCAATGCATACGAGGACGGCCTGGCGAAGGGGTGGGATCCGATCCGCGCCTACTGGAACGATCCCAGTGCGCAGAACCGTGCTGCCCTGGCTGAGTTCCCCACGGCCGCTGCGATCAAATGGCAGTATCTGGAAGGCGTGCGCGACCCCAGCCTGGTGGCGCCGGATGGCTACACCCTGGAGGGACTGCATGTATCCAGGCCCGGCAACGCGGATATCCAGCTGGACCTGCTGCTGGACTACGCCTCGAATGTGCGGCTATACCCAGCGTTCCAGGCCTACTTCCGGATGCATCAACCGCCGCTGCTTGCCGTGTGGGGGCGAAACGATCCGTACTTCCTGCCCGCCGGTGCAGAGGCGTGGAAGCGTGACATTCCCGATGCCGAAATCCACTTTTTCGATACCGGGCACTTCGCGCTGGAGACGCATGCGGACGAGATCATTCCGGTGATCCGGGACTTTCTGGATCGGAAGGTTGGCGCGCACCGAAGCGGAGCGCAGTCTGGTCCTTGA
- a CDS encoding nucleoid-associated protein: protein MDVSISQVQSLGQQLSRVVGRDGSTVFWGQFGTNNREGQFPGAVENLTASSDLAAFMTLTEVAMAKLVASAGKELLSTGGYVFFMFYEVNATPFLLVGMIKERGALSLSADMVPTDIRELDLSKLDQAAPINLARSD from the coding sequence TTGGACGTCTCAATCAGCCAAGTTCAGTCGCTCGGACAACAGCTGTCGCGTGTCGTCGGGCGAGATGGGAGCACCGTATTCTGGGGCCAGTTCGGAACGAACAATCGGGAGGGGCAGTTCCCGGGCGCAGTGGAAAACTTGACTGCCAGTTCTGATCTGGCAGCGTTCATGACGCTCACTGAGGTAGCCATGGCGAAACTTGTGGCTTCTGCGGGAAAGGAGCTTTTGTCGACTGGCGGTTATGTGTTCTTTATGTTCTACGAGGTCAACGCGACGCCGTTCCTGCTTGTGGGGATGATAAAAGAGCGCGGAGCATTGAGCTTGTCCGCGGACATGGTCCCTACTGATATCCGTGAACTCGATTTGTCGAAGCTGGATCAAGCCGCGCCTATCAATCTTGCGAGGTCAGATTAA
- a CDS encoding helix-turn-helix transcriptional regulator, with amino-acid sequence MPASLPPVSIFGRRLRAARRVAGMSQVELGALLGMNEKAASSRLSRYERGEREPDHETLAALSEALGVPPAYFHASSDVLAEVILLVARLPTERQKGVLNLIRDHLASPPA; translated from the coding sequence ATGCCTGCATCCCTTCCCCCGGTATCCATCTTCGGCCGTCGCCTAAGGGCGGCCCGGCGCGTCGCGGGGATGTCGCAGGTCGAGCTGGGAGCCTTGCTGGGGATGAACGAAAAAGCCGCGTCTTCACGCCTTTCTCGCTACGAGCGGGGAGAGCGGGAGCCTGACCACGAGACGCTGGCCGCGTTGAGTGAAGCACTCGGGGTGCCGCCGGCCTATTTCCACGCGAGTTCGGATGTGCTCGCCGAGGTCATCCTGCTCGTGGCTCGCTTGCCTACAGAGCGACAGAAAGGTGTCCTCAATCTCATCAGAGACCACTTAGCCTCTCCGCCGGCATAG
- a CDS encoding retropepsin-like aspartic protease yields the protein MSAAILLSVASPTSARNVVAEDSHGITVAVMQGNGAELERIGRSTGTERFAARAGYHRTRGEIPQSNRWADTCIADAAVVAEKSQGVMYLCRSLRAGNRLLEGDIQGWATDMQKVHALYQQHVAPSLRAGEEVRAITAPNFDAFSRWPRSATLAAPAPPGFRLPLSSKAGVPVVRGKIQGGADGKQRNIDSDFIIDTGATRSHISRKAAQAMGLAVTDGFAIDNTLPDQPVSIGLAAPVDVQLGDLHFRNVSFTVTDQIQFNIIGLDLLYQLGPLLLKRGELQLLGALPAGTCKQPLAVTSALWGGQYSLRLPMRIGKRDELVLLDTGTDVMLEASGVNLATYPQTSLVERRRWTMHGMQAVRYAEATAPVTFNGRTVTLQTQVSDQPANVFPISWKVGFGLSNDYDYYVDVAAGRGCLAPRTAE from the coding sequence ATGTCCGCGGCGATTTTACTCAGCGTGGCTTCGCCTACGTCAGCACGCAACGTTGTCGCTGAAGACAGCCATGGCATCACCGTGGCCGTGATGCAGGGCAATGGGGCGGAGCTGGAGCGCATCGGCAGGTCCACGGGAACGGAACGCTTTGCCGCGCGCGCCGGCTACCACCGCACCCGCGGCGAAATCCCCCAATCCAACCGCTGGGCCGACACCTGCATCGCCGATGCCGCCGTCGTAGCCGAGAAAAGCCAAGGTGTCATGTACCTCTGCCGTAGCCTGCGCGCAGGCAACCGCCTCCTGGAGGGCGACATCCAAGGCTGGGCTACCGACATGCAGAAGGTCCATGCGCTCTACCAACAGCACGTTGCACCGTCGCTACGTGCCGGCGAGGAAGTACGTGCCATTACTGCCCCCAACTTCGATGCATTCAGTCGATGGCCGCGCTCGGCCACGCTGGCCGCACCAGCACCGCCCGGGTTCCGGCTGCCGCTGTCGTCCAAAGCCGGTGTCCCTGTAGTTCGGGGCAAGATTCAAGGTGGCGCAGATGGAAAACAGCGCAACATCGACTCGGATTTCATCATCGATACGGGTGCCACGCGCTCGCACATCAGCCGCAAAGCTGCACAAGCAATGGGCCTGGCAGTCACCGATGGCTTTGCGATAGACAACACGCTACCCGACCAGCCCGTCTCAATTGGCTTGGCCGCCCCGGTGGACGTGCAGCTGGGCGATCTCCACTTCAGAAATGTCTCATTCACCGTTACAGACCAAATTCAGTTCAACATCATCGGCCTCGATTTGCTCTACCAGCTGGGTCCGCTGCTGCTGAAGCGTGGGGAGCTCCAGCTGCTGGGGGCGCTCCCTGCCGGCACGTGCAAGCAACCATTGGCCGTCACGTCTGCACTCTGGGGGGGGCAATACTCGCTGCGCCTGCCTATGCGAATCGGCAAGCGCGACGAACTTGTCCTGCTTGATACGGGCACAGATGTCATGCTGGAAGCTTCTGGCGTCAACCTGGCCACTTATCCACAGACCAGCCTGGTGGAACGACGGCGCTGGACAATGCATGGAATGCAGGCTGTCCGCTATGCCGAAGCCACCGCACCGGTGACATTCAATGGCCGTACTGTGACCTTACAGACCCAGGTCTCGGATCAGCCAGCCAATGTGTTCCCCATATCTTGGAAGGTGGGCTTTGGCTTGAGCAATGACTACGACTATTACGTAGACGTTGCCGCCGGCCGCGGTTGCCTCGCGCCCCGAACTGCCGAATGA
- a CDS encoding HlyD family efflux transporter periplasmic adaptor subunit translates to MEPARKDETADGIPLFRNEAIEAATQRFGSPVQAPGVGMWLATGFVVALLCVTAVFLITTSFPRKETVAGALVPSRGLLPIISQRSGVVSNVYVEEGAKVGQGEPIVTVSVDSVIDTGESTGATLSGMAERLTQASVDREHATDASLESQAAGIRERMLGTTRQLAVLRENVTLYQQQQTIAEKTVHDLGRLRAEQLVSELQYRDAEVRVLSVRQSIAEVQTRIAQLGQEHEQMRHELGRLKAERDANRATSLSELLGAREKAINYKLGTQFNLVAQSAGRITWLQAKPGATVTAGRTLGVMMPEGSQLFAELWVPSSAIAFVDVGTEVRLMYDAFPYQKFGVGHARIVKIARSPTSPEDLPADLQAVESQYRLLAALDDQQMQAYGKALALAPGMRLKADLVLEKRSLLDWLLEPLLAAKRRQE, encoded by the coding sequence ATGGAACCAGCTCGCAAGGATGAGACAGCGGACGGGATACCCCTGTTCCGCAATGAGGCGATCGAAGCCGCCACACAGCGCTTCGGTTCGCCGGTTCAGGCCCCGGGGGTCGGCATGTGGTTGGCGACCGGCTTCGTGGTGGCCCTGCTGTGCGTGACAGCAGTGTTCTTGATCACCACCTCGTTTCCGCGCAAAGAAACGGTCGCAGGGGCGCTGGTGCCGTCGCGGGGGCTGCTGCCAATCATCAGCCAGCGCTCGGGCGTCGTTAGCAACGTGTACGTCGAAGAAGGCGCGAAAGTTGGCCAGGGTGAGCCTATCGTGACCGTTTCGGTGGACTCGGTGATCGACACTGGCGAGAGCACCGGGGCCACCCTCTCGGGCATGGCCGAACGCCTGACCCAAGCTTCGGTCGATCGCGAGCACGCTACTGATGCATCGCTGGAGAGCCAAGCGGCGGGAATCCGTGAACGCATGTTGGGCACCACCCGCCAGCTCGCTGTCCTGCGCGAAAACGTCACGTTATACCAACAGCAGCAGACCATCGCCGAAAAAACCGTGCACGACCTCGGCCGGCTGCGCGCCGAGCAACTGGTTTCAGAACTGCAGTACCGTGATGCAGAAGTGCGGGTGCTGAGTGTCCGACAGTCGATAGCCGAGGTCCAAACCCGCATAGCACAGCTTGGACAGGAACATGAGCAAATGCGGCACGAATTGGGCCGCTTGAAGGCCGAGCGCGATGCCAACCGCGCCACCTCTCTATCTGAGTTGCTAGGTGCGCGAGAGAAGGCTATCAATTACAAGCTTGGCACCCAATTCAACCTGGTCGCGCAGTCCGCAGGTCGGATCACCTGGCTGCAGGCCAAGCCCGGTGCCACGGTCACGGCCGGTCGCACACTTGGTGTGATGATGCCGGAGGGTTCGCAGCTGTTCGCCGAGTTGTGGGTTCCGTCATCGGCCATCGCGTTCGTGGACGTCGGAACCGAAGTGAGATTGATGTACGACGCGTTCCCGTATCAGAAGTTCGGCGTGGGCCACGCGCGGATCGTAAAGATCGCACGCTCGCCCACCTCCCCGGAAGACCTGCCCGCTGACCTACAAGCTGTCGAAAGCCAGTACCGTCTGCTTGCGGCGCTTGACGACCAACAGATGCAGGCATATGGCAAGGCTCTGGCGCTGGCGCCGGGCATGCGCCTCAAGGCCGACCTGGTTCTTGAGAAACGCTCGCTGTTGGATTGGCTGCTGGAACCGCTACTGGCGGCGAAACGACGGCAGGAATGA
- a CDS encoding peptidase domain-containing ABC transporter, which yields MFNKRYWRVQSEVSECGLACLAICSSMLGADLEMSELRRKYHNSQRGVDLNQLIAVASALDMQCRPVRCEPRDLQHLGTPAILHWKLNHFVVLEKVSRGRYHIIDPAHGSLTFNDVELSKSFTGIAVEVSSSPSFRPRKQRSPLNIWSMVRFKGGVGTALFHTMVYTLLLQGFVLLSPFFMQLAVDEGVLRGDRGFLMALALGFGAVALFNSLAEALRGVTLQRASALMGWDMSRRLFHHLVSLPLTWFHRRRLADALSRMESIDPIRQLIANGLIGALLDGVLAVGIIVFMFIYSPLMSLVALAALGIYVLMRVATIPLSMKMGMASLQANIAERGTRIETLRAMQSIKTMGGEFSREAIWANKYADLVRATLNSANLQVGIGAGRTLLDGISLVAIVYIGAQAVLAGDMTVGALYAFVAYRQQLTNRLTTLVDQCISWRLTELHSDRIADIALSPSEEGFSKDPTASDSIEGHIQLRSVYFQYSAQEAPTLKDINLAIAPGEFVAITGPSGCGKSTLVKVLTGLYPPSAGELLFDGLNITNWGPRVVRQRMGVVMQDDELLTGSIVENVTFFTERPDIALVWQCLEMAAVKEDVQRMPMQLETLVGDMGSTLSGGQKQRLLLARALYRKPSILVLDEATANLDVVRESHIYQALAQLDITRILITHRPDTMRLADRLIRIENGRIVGDTRKPNASQPGSLPTVNLIPAVVSPPVAVPAANPTASVSQEPGRP from the coding sequence ATGTTCAATAAGCGCTACTGGAGAGTGCAGTCCGAGGTCAGTGAGTGCGGCTTGGCCTGCCTGGCGATTTGCTCGTCCATGCTGGGCGCGGATCTGGAGATGAGTGAGCTGCGACGCAAGTATCACAACTCGCAGCGCGGTGTGGACCTGAACCAGTTGATTGCGGTGGCTAGCGCCTTGGACATGCAATGTCGGCCGGTGCGCTGCGAACCACGCGACCTGCAACACTTGGGCACACCGGCAATTCTGCACTGGAAGCTGAATCACTTCGTCGTGCTGGAGAAGGTATCGCGGGGGCGATATCACATCATCGATCCTGCGCATGGGTCGCTTACCTTCAATGATGTCGAGCTGTCAAAGTCGTTTACCGGCATCGCGGTAGAAGTAAGTTCCTCGCCCAGCTTCCGCCCGAGAAAGCAGCGTTCGCCGCTAAACATCTGGTCGATGGTCCGATTCAAGGGCGGTGTCGGCACCGCGCTGTTCCATACAATGGTCTATACGCTACTGCTTCAGGGCTTTGTGCTGCTGTCACCCTTCTTCATGCAACTGGCGGTAGACGAAGGTGTGCTGCGCGGCGATCGCGGTTTTCTCATGGCGCTGGCACTTGGCTTTGGCGCGGTAGCTCTATTCAACAGCCTAGCTGAGGCGCTGCGCGGGGTCACGTTGCAGCGAGCATCCGCATTGATGGGCTGGGACATGAGTCGGCGCCTTTTCCACCATCTAGTCAGTCTGCCGCTCACTTGGTTCCATCGGCGCCGCTTGGCCGACGCGCTGTCGCGAATGGAATCGATTGATCCAATACGCCAGCTGATCGCAAACGGGCTGATCGGTGCGCTGCTTGATGGCGTTTTGGCTGTTGGCATCATCGTGTTCATGTTCATCTACTCGCCGCTGATGAGCCTCGTTGCGCTAGCTGCGCTGGGGATCTACGTGCTGATGCGTGTGGCGACCATCCCACTTTCGATGAAGATGGGCATGGCCAGCCTGCAGGCGAACATTGCAGAACGCGGAACGCGCATAGAGACGCTGCGTGCGATGCAATCAATCAAAACGATGGGCGGGGAGTTCTCCCGAGAGGCGATCTGGGCCAATAAATACGCCGATCTGGTGCGCGCTACTTTGAACAGCGCCAACCTTCAGGTCGGCATAGGGGCGGGCCGCACGCTTCTGGATGGCATCAGTCTGGTGGCCATCGTCTACATCGGCGCTCAGGCCGTGCTGGCGGGGGATATGACAGTGGGCGCGTTGTACGCCTTTGTGGCCTATCGCCAGCAGCTCACTAACCGGCTGACCACGCTGGTCGATCAGTGTATTTCTTGGCGCCTGACCGAGCTACATTCTGATCGTATCGCCGATATAGCCCTAAGCCCGAGCGAAGAGGGCTTTAGCAAAGATCCAACGGCTTCGGACAGCATCGAAGGCCACATCCAGCTGCGGTCGGTCTATTTCCAATACTCGGCTCAGGAAGCGCCGACTTTGAAGGACATCAACCTGGCAATCGCACCGGGTGAATTCGTCGCCATTACCGGGCCTTCTGGCTGCGGCAAGAGCACCCTGGTGAAGGTGCTTACTGGACTTTATCCCCCCAGTGCGGGCGAGCTGCTCTTTGACGGGTTGAATATCACCAACTGGGGGCCGCGGGTAGTTCGGCAGCGGATGGGCGTAGTGATGCAAGACGATGAGCTGCTGACGGGCTCGATCGTGGAAAACGTGACCTTCTTCACTGAGCGCCCGGACATCGCGTTGGTCTGGCAATGCTTGGAAATGGCGGCCGTAAAGGAAGATGTGCAGCGCATGCCCATGCAGCTGGAAACCCTGGTCGGCGATATGGGCTCAACCTTGTCCGGTGGCCAAAAGCAGCGGCTGCTGCTGGCTCGCGCTTTGTACCGCAAGCCCAGCATCCTGGTGCTGGACGAGGCAACCGCGAATCTGGATGTGGTCCGCGAGAGCCACATCTATCAGGCGCTCGCCCAGCTGGACATCACCCGGATCCTGATCACCCACCGGCCTGACACCATGCGCCTCGCCGACCGCCTCATTCGCATCGAGAACGGTCGGATCGTCGGAGATACCCGCAAGCCCAATGCATCGCAGCCCGGGTCGTTGCCGACCGTGAATCTCATTCCTGCCGTCGTTTCGCCGCCAGTAGCGGTTCCAGCAGCCAATCCAACAGCGAGCGTTTCTCAAGAACCAGGTCGGCCTTGA
- a CDS encoding Fic family protein, with the protein MMAAMRQLRHPLSPHMRMPALDLTALAAIEANEARIYQEWRRTLRWPLSINDIQRFISLCTRGDGALRTTPVWIRSHDGRSQLPMVPADLSVERWAELMRQLADGAFGVGMRAAVQLLALVNNAHAFGDGNGRLGRALFNLCLHQAGLPDECFVPLKTLTVVSRGGYEIRLREAELYGRWDGLYAYHCTAVDIYAWLGKTPATPDMIKDV; encoded by the coding sequence ATGATGGCGGCGATGCGGCAGCTTCGCCATCCGCTGTCGCCGCATATGCGGATGCCGGCGTTGGACCTCACGGCGTTGGCAGCGATTGAGGCCAACGAGGCCCGCATCTACCAAGAATGGCGCCGCACCCTGCGCTGGCCGTTGTCGATCAATGACATACAGCGTTTTATCAGCCTTTGCACCAGGGGTGATGGGGCCCTGCGCACGACGCCGGTATGGATACGCTCGCACGATGGACGGTCACAGCTGCCGATGGTGCCGGCCGACCTCAGTGTGGAGCGGTGGGCCGAGTTGATGCGACAGCTCGCCGACGGCGCATTTGGTGTGGGCATGCGTGCCGCGGTGCAGCTATTGGCGCTGGTCAACAATGCCCATGCTTTTGGCGATGGGAATGGGCGTCTGGGGCGCGCACTCTTCAATTTGTGCCTTCACCAGGCTGGCCTGCCGGACGAGTGCTTTGTCCCATTAAAGACGCTGACGGTAGTCTCCCGAGGGGGGTATGAAATCCGTCTGCGCGAGGCAGAACTGTACGGTCGCTGGGATGGCCTCTATGCCTATCACTGCACAGCAGTCGATATATATGCGTGGCTCGGGAAGACGCCGGCCACGCCCGACATGATCAAGGATGTCTGA